One segment of Herbaspirillum hiltneri N3 DNA contains the following:
- a CDS encoding FliI/YscN family ATPase — MVTPGAATALLDGIDDRLTRLRQRLPEWLERLPAKPGFTSHGKVSQVLGTLIEAHMPPVQIGELCNLINPDVSGKDMLAEVVGFTDKAAILSALSPLEGVSTRTVIEPLRRAHSIEVGDHLFGCVLDGFGRWMFRAPAARDNQSTWRAVAPVMRDAPKATDRPRIATPLATGVRAIDGLLSMGVGQRIGVFAGPGCGKTTLMAAIARGCEAEAIVFGLIGERGRELNEFLEHELDADLIRKTVVVCATSDRTSMERSRAAFTATAIAESFRERGKSVLLLIDSLTRFARAQREIGLAAGEPPARGGFTPSVYTMLPRLIERAGATREGSITAMYTVLVDGESASDPIGDEAKSLLDGHILLTRKLAEQGHYPAIDVLASISRVMSNVTTREHRQAASSFRELMARYQEMELLIRLGEYKEGADPVADRAMQMRPEQLDFLRQDTSTSSDYRQTLARIQEMQA; from the coding sequence ATGGTGACGCCCGGCGCCGCCACGGCTCTGCTCGACGGTATCGACGACAGGCTCACGCGGCTGCGGCAGCGCCTGCCGGAGTGGCTGGAACGCCTCCCGGCCAAGCCGGGCTTCACCAGCCACGGCAAGGTATCGCAGGTGCTGGGCACCCTGATCGAGGCGCACATGCCGCCGGTTCAGATCGGCGAGCTGTGCAACCTGATCAATCCCGACGTGAGCGGCAAGGACATGCTGGCTGAAGTCGTCGGCTTTACCGACAAGGCCGCGATCCTATCCGCGCTCAGCCCGCTCGAAGGCGTGTCTACGCGCACCGTGATCGAGCCGTTGCGGCGCGCCCATTCGATCGAGGTGGGCGACCACCTGTTCGGCTGCGTGCTGGACGGTTTCGGACGCTGGATGTTCCGCGCCCCCGCCGCGCGCGACAACCAGTCGACCTGGCGCGCTGTAGCGCCGGTCATGCGCGATGCTCCCAAGGCGACAGACCGGCCGCGCATCGCCACGCCGCTGGCAACCGGCGTGCGCGCCATCGACGGCTTGCTGAGCATGGGCGTGGGCCAGCGCATCGGCGTGTTCGCCGGTCCCGGCTGCGGCAAGACCACGTTGATGGCTGCCATCGCACGCGGCTGCGAAGCCGAGGCCATCGTGTTCGGCCTGATCGGCGAACGCGGGCGCGAACTCAACGAATTCCTCGAGCACGAACTTGATGCCGACCTGATTCGCAAGACCGTCGTCGTGTGCGCCACCTCCGACCGCACGTCAATGGAGCGCTCGCGCGCGGCGTTCACCGCCACGGCCATCGCCGAGTCGTTTCGCGAGCGCGGCAAAAGCGTGCTGCTGTTGATCGACTCGCTCACACGCTTTGCCCGCGCCCAGCGCGAAATCGGGCTGGCCGCAGGTGAACCGCCGGCGCGGGGCGGCTTCACGCCGTCGGTGTACACCATGTTGCCGCGCCTCATCGAGCGAGCCGGCGCCACCAGGGAAGGGTCCATCACCGCCATGTATACCGTGCTGGTGGATGGCGAGTCGGCCTCGGATCCGATCGGCGACGAAGCCAAGTCCCTGCTGGACGGCCATATCCTGCTCACGCGCAAGCTGGCCGAGCAAGGGCACTATCCCGCCATCGACGTATTGGCCAGCATCAGCCGCGTGATGAGCAACGTCACCACGCGCGAGCATCGCCAGGCGGCGTCGAGTTTCCGCGAACTGATGGCGCGCTACCAGGAAATGGAATTGCTGATCCGTCTCGGCGAATACAAGGAAGGAGCCGATCCGGTTGCCGACCGCGCGATGCAAATGCGCCCTGAACAGCTGGATTTCCTGCGCCAGGACACCAGCACCAGTTCTGATTACCGACAGACGCTCGCGCGCATCCAGGAGATGCAGGCATGA
- a CDS encoding FHA domain-containing protein, with the protein MYELRVLNGYHRGASLPLLDEALTIGAADDADVVLADPGIESRHAEVALTPSGWTLRALDGAVRDADSNRGVTILMLAPGAFARVDHVWLSVVGQGSAWLEPPREPADEAEEPVASGEPQTGPGQDAAPASVEAMDASHASSAVADAPGFLSRKRTLVLAPLALAGVLSAAAAYAMTRSYPPLSAADGGNDMLAEALPASSARVEMERMARENKMAAPERMLKLPKAKGHGDEIPQHPMKMQDPGVFKAVSSSSAPKLSPEQLRHAFRQRLAEVDLLKRFNLQLEDRSWSMQAALEEEDAERFQRMLSAFMAKYAIDFPVEVKIGGAEAMLPFKIQQVVSGTNASIVTDDGRRLYVGDEYRGMKLAGIEGNQLSFTGKRSINVTW; encoded by the coding sequence ATGTACGAACTGCGCGTACTGAACGGCTATCATCGCGGCGCAAGCCTGCCTCTGCTGGATGAGGCCTTGACCATAGGCGCCGCTGACGATGCCGACGTCGTCCTCGCCGATCCCGGCATTGAATCCCGCCACGCCGAGGTGGCGCTAACGCCTTCCGGCTGGACCCTGCGCGCGCTGGACGGCGCGGTGCGCGACGCCGACAGCAACCGGGGCGTAACCATCCTGATGCTGGCGCCCGGCGCTTTCGCACGCGTCGATCATGTGTGGTTGAGCGTGGTCGGGCAAGGCAGCGCCTGGCTGGAGCCGCCGCGCGAGCCGGCAGATGAGGCGGAGGAGCCGGTAGCGTCCGGGGAGCCCCAAACCGGGCCGGGGCAAGACGCTGCCCCTGCATCGGTCGAAGCCATGGACGCATCGCATGCATCATCCGCTGTTGCGGACGCGCCCGGCTTCCTGTCGCGCAAGCGCACCCTGGTCCTGGCGCCGCTGGCGCTGGCCGGCGTTTTGTCAGCTGCCGCCGCCTATGCGATGACGCGCAGCTACCCTCCGCTGAGCGCTGCCGACGGCGGCAACGACATGCTGGCGGAGGCATTGCCGGCGTCCTCGGCGCGAGTGGAAATGGAACGCATGGCGCGTGAAAACAAAATGGCAGCGCCCGAGCGCATGCTCAAACTACCCAAGGCCAAGGGCCACGGCGACGAAATCCCGCAGCATCCGATGAAAATGCAGGATCCGGGCGTATTCAAAGCGGTATCGTCCTCCTCCGCGCCGAAGCTGTCGCCGGAACAACTGCGCCATGCTTTCCGGCAACGGCTGGCTGAGGTCGACTTGCTCAAGCGCTTTAACCTGCAACTGGAAGACCGCTCCTGGTCAATGCAAGCCGCACTAGAAGAAGAGGATGCCGAACGTTTCCAGCGCATGCTGAGCGCCTTCATGGCGAAATACGCCATCGACTTTCCGGTGGAAGTGAAGATAGGGGGCGCCGAGGCGATGTTGCCGTTCAAGATCCAGCAGGTGGTGTCAGGCACTAATGCCAGCATCGTCACCGATGACGGCCGTCGCCTGTATGTCGGCGACGAATATCGCGGCATGAAGCTGGCAGGCATCGAAGGCAACCAGCTCAGCTTCACCGGCAAGCGTTCGATCAACGTGACATGGTGA
- a CDS encoding FHIPEP family type III secretion protein, with protein sequence MIGQESQLHGAMDGAMKFVKGDAIAGLCIVAINLIGGISIGIIQRNMDAAEAMRVYSILSIGDALIAQIPALLISLGAGIITTRVTNDDEGEGEEKSNVGRDIVAQLFAEPKALLTAAGIMLLFGLIPGMPTGVFITLSLALFVSGVVGLLKPLADAEIQRENEELERKNAGIVDLTNFSATTPFILRMPEALRATPQAEMIRNAVRVMRNGMLERRGIPDLKPIEFEFSETMPDNRVHFLMAEVPLVDNEIMIGWGATRETLDRVTELGFQAVERNISGSRRRRVWLRLDDEARLTEHGVMVQRWETVFAADIEVELLRNCQMFVGVNEVIRFTRWAERRYPELGKEVLKSVTLPRLTEVVQRLTKEGVSLRNARLLLETTLDWAPKERDPDVIADYVRLAFKRQLCFEAARDGLIEVILLSPELEDQLRNAMRQTSQGSYLDIDSELEQMLLDKLNDLSTNVCTPITPPVLVTAADIRRSVRKLIEEEFFPVPVFAFSELTQHAKVKPVGMIEV encoded by the coding sequence GTGATCGGCCAGGAAAGCCAGTTGCACGGCGCCATGGACGGCGCCATGAAATTCGTCAAGGGCGACGCCATCGCGGGCCTGTGCATCGTCGCCATCAACCTGATCGGCGGCATTTCGATCGGCATCATCCAGCGCAACATGGACGCCGCCGAAGCCATGCGTGTCTATTCCATCCTGTCCATCGGCGACGCGCTGATCGCCCAGATTCCGGCGTTGCTGATTTCGCTGGGCGCGGGCATCATTACCACGCGCGTTACCAACGATGATGAAGGCGAAGGCGAAGAGAAATCCAACGTCGGCCGCGACATCGTCGCGCAGCTGTTCGCCGAACCCAAGGCCTTGCTGACGGCGGCCGGCATCATGTTGCTGTTCGGCCTGATTCCGGGCATGCCGACCGGGGTGTTCATCACGCTGTCGCTGGCGCTATTCGTCTCCGGCGTGGTGGGCTTGCTGAAGCCGCTGGCCGATGCCGAGATTCAGCGCGAAAACGAAGAGCTGGAGCGCAAGAATGCGGGCATCGTCGATCTCACCAATTTTTCCGCGACCACGCCGTTCATCCTGCGCATGCCCGAAGCCCTGCGCGCCACGCCGCAAGCCGAAATGATCCGTAACGCCGTGCGCGTCATGCGCAACGGCATGCTGGAGCGGCGCGGCATTCCCGACCTGAAGCCGATCGAATTCGAGTTTTCGGAAACCATGCCGGATAATCGCGTGCATTTCCTCATGGCCGAAGTGCCGCTGGTGGACAATGAAATCATGATCGGCTGGGGCGCCACGCGCGAGACCCTGGATCGGGTCACCGAACTTGGCTTCCAGGCGGTCGAGCGCAATATCTCCGGATCACGCCGCCGACGCGTCTGGTTGCGCCTGGACGACGAAGCCCGGCTGACCGAACACGGCGTCATGGTGCAGCGCTGGGAAACCGTGTTTGCCGCCGACATCGAGGTGGAGCTGCTGCGCAATTGTCAGATGTTCGTCGGCGTCAACGAGGTTATCCGATTCACGCGCTGGGCCGAGCGACGCTATCCGGAGCTGGGCAAGGAAGTGTTGAAATCGGTGACCCTACCTCGCCTGACCGAAGTGGTCCAGCGACTGACCAAAGAAGGCGTGTCGCTGCGCAACGCGCGCCTGTTGCTGGAAACCACACTGGACTGGGCGCCCAAGGAACGCGATCCGGACGTCATCGCCGATTACGTGCGCCTGGCGTTCAAGCGGCAACTCTGCTTCGAGGCTGCACGCGACGGCCTGATCGAAGTGATCCTGCTGTCGCCTGAACTGGAAGACCAGTTGCGCAACGCCATGCGCCAGACCAGCCAGGGCAGCTATCTGGACATCGATTCCGAACTGGAGCAAATGCTGCTCGACAAGCTCAACGATCTTTCCACCAACGTCTGTACGCCGATCACGCCGCCCGTGCTGGTCACCGCCGCCGACATCCGGCGTTCGGTGCGCAAGCTGATCGAAGAAGAGTTCTTCCCGGTGCCGGTATTTGCTTTTTCGGAGTTGACCCAGCATGCCAAGGTCAAGCCGGTGGGCATGATCGAGGTCTGA
- a CDS encoding putative bifunctional diguanylate cyclase/phosphodiesterase: MQLAFLADHDSLTGLRNRSSLMRIFAQQIEAAQAAGETLALFFVDLDRFKTVNDTLGHHAGDQLLVAAAERLREQLRPDDVLARFGGDEFVVVLGGSPPQAMIAAIAQRLINSILQPFTINGHEMFISASIGSAAYPEHGEDAITLLKNADIAMYHAKDRGKNAFQLFNKEMSNHALEQMLLENSLRHAIERKEFELYYQPQFSAQDGAICGAEALIRWRHPTRGLVTPGMFITLAEQTGLIVPLGAWVLREACRQGKAWLDRGYQFGRIAVNLSPRQFSSDDLLATIDNALDQSGLPSAMLELEITEGAIMQNPQEAVVLLQRMRELGVTISVDDFGTGYSSLASLKQYPLDTLKIDRSFVKGIPADADDVAITEAIVAIAHKLHLKVVAEGVESQEQHDFLRAAGCDMVQGYLHSQPLTASEIEQHWYLGGAQAET, translated from the coding sequence GTGCAACTGGCTTTCCTGGCCGATCACGACAGCCTGACCGGCTTGCGCAACCGCAGCAGCCTGATGCGGATTTTCGCGCAGCAGATTGAAGCGGCGCAGGCGGCCGGTGAGACGCTGGCCTTGTTCTTCGTCGACCTCGACCGCTTCAAGACCGTCAACGACACGCTCGGTCATCACGCCGGCGATCAATTGCTGGTGGCGGCCGCTGAACGGCTGCGCGAGCAGTTGCGCCCGGACGACGTGCTGGCGCGCTTCGGCGGCGACGAGTTCGTCGTCGTGCTGGGCGGCTCGCCTCCACAGGCCATGATTGCGGCCATTGCGCAGCGCCTGATCAACAGCATCCTGCAGCCGTTCACAATCAACGGCCACGAGATGTTCATCAGCGCCAGCATCGGCAGCGCGGCTTATCCGGAACACGGTGAAGACGCCATCACGCTGCTCAAGAATGCCGACATCGCGATGTACCACGCCAAGGATCGCGGCAAGAACGCCTTCCAGCTGTTCAACAAGGAAATGAGCAATCATGCGCTCGAGCAGATGCTGCTCGAAAACAGCCTGCGCCACGCCATCGAACGCAAGGAATTCGAACTGTACTACCAGCCGCAGTTTTCGGCGCAGGACGGCGCCATCTGCGGCGCCGAAGCGCTGATTCGCTGGCGTCATCCGACGCGCGGGCTGGTGACGCCGGGCATGTTCATCACGCTGGCCGAACAGACCGGCCTGATCGTGCCGCTGGGCGCGTGGGTGCTGCGCGAAGCCTGCCGCCAAGGCAAGGCCTGGCTGGATCGCGGCTATCAGTTCGGGCGCATTGCGGTAAATTTGTCGCCGCGCCAGTTTTCATCGGACGACCTGCTTGCCACGATCGACAATGCGCTCGATCAGAGCGGCCTGCCGTCGGCCATGCTCGAGCTGGAAATCACCGAAGGTGCGATCATGCAGAATCCGCAGGAAGCGGTGGTGCTGCTCCAGCGCATGCGTGAACTGGGCGTGACGATTTCGGTGGATGATTTCGGCACCGGCTATTCGTCGCTGGCCAGTCTCAAGCAATACCCGCTCGATACGCTCAAGATCGACCGCAGTTTCGTCAAGGGCATCCCAGCCGACGCCGACGATGTCGCCATCACCGAGGCCATCGTCGCCATCGCCCACAAGCTGCATCTGAAGGTGGTTGCCGAAGGCGTCGAGTCGCAGGAGCAGCACGATTTCCTGCGTGCAGCCGGCTGCGACATGGTGCAGGGTTATCTGCATTCGCAACCGCTGACGGCCAGTGAAATCGAGCAGCACTGGTATCTCGGCGGTGCACAGGCGGAGACCTGA
- a CDS encoding penicillin acylase family protein: protein MQRRYRLIPRACAALTLLACAAFASTACVAADQAADRTPDQVAVPAGKITIKRDNYGVPHVYANDVRGLFYGFGYVVAEDRLFQMEMARRAVLGTVSEVMGPAYVALDKGSRSGFTPASIRAQMAALSADDKAIFDGYAAGFNARVNEVLKAQATLLPKQFSDAGFTPKADWTGYDVAMIWIGTMANRYSNVSSEVANLRLLDQLRKAKGEVAGRRLFDQIRWVEDPLAPTTVPRTVAPLKTASAPLDGNAVRLAPVSPELLSARNDIDAARRGVAEPWTRPIASNLWIAGPGKTTDGSTVFINGPQFNWFNPSYVFGIGLHGAGFDVTGNTPFAYPVVLFGTNGKIAWGATAGPLDVNDMYQEKLNPANPHEYLFNGAMRPMTKRTEVIRVKGQADESVDIYATTHGIVTNFDLPNGAAYTMKRSWDGYELESLLGWIHSMQATSWDQWLAQASRVAITINWYYSDTSGNIGYVSPGRLPIRPAAQDIRLPAVGDGSMEWLGIRPFSDNPRTFNPAQGYIANWNNQSAPGAVSDGGNYSVVDRVREFTARLEAKPRLTPDELWGLNRITAYADTNARYIVPFVLEATRGLAAGDPARRAAQLLADWNMLNDDPAERGVYDSPATTLMMHWLPILYKKVLADDLPPEVLAAYLDSGYAGDTQVASIRPGNGMKLIYNALLGATAGVPQTYDFFNGEDKNAVLRATLAQAMAELETRHGRDTATWRTPVVKHKFLTSNFIGAPQAGADELLTLPSFMNRGSQNDKMVLGARGVTLCTAAPPGQSGFIAPDGRKSAHYADQMSLFKDFGCKAEALTPAEVDRHTESTKQLTNN, encoded by the coding sequence ATGCAACGACGTTACAGATTGATCCCCCGCGCTTGTGCCGCGCTCACGCTGCTCGCATGCGCCGCCTTCGCGTCCACTGCATGCGTCGCGGCGGACCAAGCGGCAGATCGGACGCCGGACCAGGTCGCCGTCCCTGCCGGCAAGATCACGATCAAGCGCGACAACTATGGCGTGCCGCATGTGTACGCCAACGATGTGCGCGGCCTGTTTTACGGATTCGGCTATGTGGTCGCCGAGGATCGCCTGTTCCAGATGGAAATGGCCCGCCGCGCCGTGCTCGGCACCGTCTCCGAAGTGATGGGGCCGGCCTATGTCGCGCTCGACAAGGGCAGCCGCTCGGGCTTCACGCCCGCGTCCATCCGCGCCCAGATGGCGGCCCTGTCAGCCGATGACAAAGCGATCTTCGACGGCTATGCCGCCGGCTTTAACGCGCGTGTCAACGAGGTTCTGAAGGCGCAGGCGACACTGCTGCCCAAACAGTTCAGCGATGCCGGCTTCACGCCGAAGGCCGACTGGACGGGTTACGACGTGGCCATGATCTGGATCGGCACCATGGCCAATCGTTATTCCAACGTGAGCAGTGAAGTCGCCAACCTGCGCTTGCTGGATCAACTGCGCAAGGCAAAGGGCGAAGTCGCCGGACGCCGGCTGTTCGACCAGATCCGCTGGGTGGAAGACCCTCTCGCACCAACCACGGTGCCGCGCACGGTAGCGCCTCTCAAGACGGCGTCAGCGCCGCTCGATGGCAACGCCGTTCGCCTGGCGCCTGTCTCGCCTGAATTACTTAGCGCCCGCAACGACATTGATGCAGCCCGCCGCGGCGTCGCCGAACCATGGACCCGTCCGATCGCCAGCAACCTGTGGATCGCCGGCCCGGGCAAGACCACCGACGGCAGCACGGTATTCATCAACGGCCCGCAGTTCAACTGGTTCAATCCGTCCTATGTGTTCGGCATCGGCCTGCATGGTGCAGGCTTCGACGTCACCGGCAATACCCCGTTCGCGTATCCGGTGGTCCTCTTCGGCACCAACGGCAAGATCGCCTGGGGCGCTACCGCCGGCCCGCTGGACGTGAACGACATGTATCAGGAAAAGCTCAATCCTGCCAACCCGCACGAGTATCTCTTCAACGGCGCCATGCGCCCGATGACGAAGCGCACCGAGGTGATCCGCGTCAAAGGCCAGGCTGACGAGAGCGTCGACATTTACGCCACCACCCATGGCATCGTCACCAACTTCGATTTGCCGAATGGCGCCGCTTATACGATGAAGCGCAGCTGGGACGGCTACGAACTGGAGTCCTTGCTCGGCTGGATCCATTCGATGCAGGCGACCAGCTGGGACCAGTGGCTGGCGCAGGCCTCGCGCGTGGCCATCACGATCAACTGGTACTACTCGGACACCAGCGGCAACATCGGCTACGTGTCTCCCGGCCGCCTGCCGATCCGGCCGGCCGCGCAGGACATCCGGCTGCCGGCGGTGGGCGACGGTTCGATGGAATGGCTTGGCATCCGCCCCTTCAGCGACAACCCCAGGACTTTCAATCCGGCGCAGGGATACATCGCCAACTGGAACAACCAGTCGGCGCCGGGCGCAGTCAGCGACGGCGGCAACTACTCGGTGGTGGACCGCGTGCGCGAGTTCACCGCGCGCCTCGAAGCCAAGCCCAGGCTGACGCCGGACGAGCTGTGGGGACTCAATCGCATCACCGCCTACGCGGACACCAACGCCCGCTATATCGTGCCGTTCGTCCTCGAGGCCACGCGCGGCCTGGCAGCCGGCGATCCTGCCCGGCGTGCGGCGCAACTGCTGGCCGACTGGAACATGCTCAACGACGATCCGGCCGAGCGCGGCGTCTACGACAGCCCCGCCACCACGCTGATGATGCATTGGCTGCCCATCCTGTATAAGAAGGTGCTGGCCGACGACCTGCCCCCCGAGGTATTGGCCGCCTACCTGGACAGCGGCTATGCCGGCGACACGCAGGTAGCCAGCATCCGGCCCGGCAATGGCATGAAACTGATCTACAACGCACTGCTGGGCGCCACGGCCGGTGTTCCACAGACCTACGACTTCTTCAACGGAGAAGACAAGAACGCGGTGCTGCGCGCCACACTGGCGCAGGCCATGGCCGAACTGGAGACGCGCCATGGCCGCGACACCGCGACCTGGCGCACGCCGGTGGTGAAACACAAATTCCTCACCAGCAACTTCATCGGAGCGCCGCAAGCCGGTGCGGACGAACTGCTGACACTGCCCAGCTTCATGAACCGCGGTTCGCAAAACGACAAGATGGTGCTCGGCGCGCGCGGCGTCACGCTATGCACGGCCGCGCCGCCCGGCCAGAGCGGCTTCATCGCACCCGACGGCCGCAAATCGGCGCACTATGCCGACCAGATGTCGCTGTTCAAGGACTTCGGCTGCAAAGCCGAGGCGCTGACACCCGCCGAGGTTGATCGCCATACCGAATCGACCAAACAACTGACAAACAATTAG
- the paaI gene encoding hydroxyphenylacetyl-CoA thioesterase PaaI, whose protein sequence is MPEATLNAVAVVPAVALNPEEAQALAEATAKSMYARDNATQALGMKIHEVRPGYARLSMLVRSDMLNGHASCHGGFIFALADSAFAFSCNSRNQATVASGCSIEYLAPGAVNDVLTAEAIEQSLAGRTGVYDITVTNQDGKRIALFRGKSYRIKGEVIAGLDATALAKNAAVSVS, encoded by the coding sequence ATGCCTGAAGCAACCCTCAACGCCGTTGCCGTTGTGCCCGCTGTTGCACTGAATCCTGAAGAAGCACAAGCCCTGGCCGAAGCCACCGCCAAGTCCATGTATGCGCGCGATAACGCCACGCAGGCGCTGGGCATGAAGATCCATGAAGTGCGTCCCGGCTATGCGCGCCTGTCGATGCTGGTGCGTTCGGACATGCTCAACGGCCATGCATCCTGCCACGGCGGCTTCATCTTTGCGCTGGCCGACAGCGCATTTGCTTTTTCATGCAACAGCCGCAACCAGGCCACGGTCGCGTCCGGCTGCAGCATCGAGTACCTGGCTCCGGGTGCGGTCAACGACGTGCTGACGGCGGAAGCCATCGAGCAATCGCTGGCGGGACGCACCGGCGTCTACGACATCACCGTCACCAACCAGGACGGCAAGCGCATCGCGCTGTTCCGCGGCAAGTCGTATCGCATCAAGGGCGAAGTCATCGCCGGGCTCGATGCGACGGCGCTGGCGAAGAATGCAGCGGTATCCGTGTCCTGA
- the paaH gene encoding 3-hydroxyacyl-CoA dehydrogenase PaaH yields the protein MSGINQSQALPPSRTVAVIGSGAMGAGIAQVAAAAGYSVQLFDTRAEAVVKAIADIGGMFDKLAGKGRMTAAEAGAAKARLRPASALSELAEAGLVVEAIVENLDVKRKLFADLEAVVADDCIFASNTSSISITSIGAALRLPQRLVGMHFFNPVPLMALVEIISGLASDAAVAGCVYDTALAWGKNPVHTKSTPGFIVNRVARPYYAEALRILNEQAAEPATIDAILREAGGFRMGPFELMDLIGHDVNFAVTQSVFHAYFTDPRFTPSLIQQELVNAGFLGRKSGRGFYRYGDAAAMPEPATEAAAARPSGVVQLHGTGPLAEALAARLGGMSVERSTPSGVDNLVLQCGNAKAYLTDGRSATQRAADNGHADTVLIDLALDFNKATRVAVTRADQCSDAAYAAIVALLQAAGFAVSRLDDVPGMAVMRTVAMLANEAADTVNQGVCSAADADMAMQKGVNYPRGPLAWADAIGLDTVAGVLSHLAAAYGEDRYRVSPLIMRKTASKGKFHA from the coding sequence ATGTCCGGCATCAACCAATCCCAAGCATTGCCACCTTCACGCACGGTTGCCGTCATCGGCAGCGGCGCCATGGGAGCAGGAATCGCCCAGGTGGCGGCAGCGGCCGGCTACAGCGTGCAGTTGTTCGACACGCGCGCCGAGGCGGTGGTCAAAGCCATCGCCGACATCGGCGGCATGTTCGACAAGCTGGCCGGCAAAGGCCGCATGACGGCTGCTGAAGCAGGCGCCGCCAAGGCGCGCCTACGTCCGGCGTCGGCCTTGTCCGAACTGGCCGAAGCCGGCCTCGTGGTCGAAGCCATCGTCGAAAACCTCGACGTCAAACGCAAGCTGTTCGCCGACCTGGAAGCGGTGGTGGCGGACGATTGCATCTTCGCCAGCAACACGTCGTCGATTTCCATCACCAGCATCGGCGCGGCGCTGCGGCTGCCGCAACGCCTGGTGGGCATGCACTTCTTCAACCCGGTGCCGTTGATGGCGCTGGTCGAAATCATCAGCGGCCTGGCCAGCGATGCGGCCGTGGCCGGGTGCGTGTACGACACCGCGCTGGCCTGGGGCAAGAATCCGGTGCACACCAAATCGACGCCGGGCTTCATCGTCAACCGCGTCGCGCGTCCGTATTACGCCGAAGCGCTGCGCATCCTCAACGAGCAAGCGGCCGAGCCGGCCACCATCGACGCCATCCTGCGCGAAGCCGGCGGCTTCCGCATGGGGCCGTTCGAGCTGATGGACCTGATCGGGCATGACGTCAACTTCGCGGTGACGCAATCGGTGTTTCATGCTTACTTCACCGATCCGCGTTTTACGCCGTCGCTGATTCAGCAGGAGCTGGTCAACGCCGGCTTCCTCGGACGCAAGAGCGGGCGCGGTTTCTATCGCTATGGCGACGCTGCCGCCATGCCGGAACCGGCCACCGAAGCTGCCGCGGCACGCCCTTCCGGCGTAGTGCAGCTGCACGGTACGGGACCGCTGGCCGAAGCGCTGGCAGCGCGTCTGGGCGGCATGAGTGTCGAACGCAGCACTCCCTCCGGCGTCGACAATCTGGTGCTCCAATGCGGCAACGCCAAGGCCTATCTGACCGACGGCCGCAGCGCCACGCAGCGCGCCGCCGACAACGGCCATGCCGATACCGTGCTGATCGACCTGGCGCTGGACTTCAACAAGGCCACGCGCGTGGCGGTGACGCGCGCCGATCAATGCAGCGATGCCGCATACGCCGCCATCGTGGCGCTGCTGCAGGCGGCCGGCTTCGCGGTGTCGCGCCTGGACGACGTGCCTGGCATGGCGGTCATGCGCACCGTGGCGATGCTCGCCAACGAAGCCGCCGACACCGTCAACCAGGGCGTATGCAGCGCCGCCGACGCCGACATGGCGATGCAGAAAGGCGTCAACTATCCGCGCGGGCCGCTGGCCTGGGCCGACGCCATCGGACTCGACACCGTTGCCGGCGTGCTGTCGCACCTGGCTGCCGCCTATGGCGAAGACCGCTATCGCGTGTCGCCGCTGATCATGAGAAAAACCGCAAGTAAAGGAAAGTTCCATGCCTGA
- the paaG gene encoding 2-(1,2-epoxy-1,2-dihydrophenyl)acetyl-CoA isomerase PaaG, giving the protein MQYESILFENTGGIAVITLNRPDKLNSFTVAMHLEVRDALERIKADAGVRVLLLTGAGRGFCAGQDLSDRAVKPGDGAVDLGESIEKYYGPLVQTLRSLPFPVICAVNGVAAGAGANIPLACDIVLAARSASFVEVFCKLGLLPDTGGTYFLPRLVGTARTMGLAMLGNKLSAEQAEQWGLIWKCVDDDKLQTEARAMAQHFASAPTKGLAHTKAAIYQSPANTLTEQLALERDSMRALGYSRDYKEGVTAFLEKRAPLFTGE; this is encoded by the coding sequence ATGCAATACGAATCCATCCTGTTTGAAAACACCGGCGGCATCGCCGTCATCACGCTGAACCGGCCTGACAAGCTCAACAGCTTCACCGTCGCCATGCATCTGGAAGTGCGCGACGCGCTTGAGCGCATCAAGGCCGATGCCGGTGTGCGTGTATTGCTGCTGACCGGCGCCGGACGCGGCTTCTGCGCCGGACAAGACTTGTCCGACCGCGCGGTGAAGCCGGGCGACGGCGCCGTCGACCTCGGCGAATCGATTGAAAAATACTACGGCCCGCTGGTGCAGACGCTGCGCTCCCTGCCCTTCCCGGTGATCTGCGCGGTCAATGGCGTAGCGGCGGGCGCCGGCGCCAATATCCCGCTGGCGTGCGACATCGTGCTGGCGGCGCGGTCGGCCAGCTTCGTCGAAGTGTTCTGCAAGCTGGGCCTGCTGCCGGATACCGGCGGCACGTATTTCCTGCCGCGCCTGGTCGGTACGGCGCGCACCATGGGCCTGGCGATGCTGGGCAACAAGCTGAGCGCAGAACAAGCCGAGCAATGGGGCCTGATCTGGAAATGCGTCGACGACGACAAGCTGCAGACCGAAGCGCGCGCCATGGCGCAGCATTTCGCCTCTGCGCCGACCAAGGGTCTGGCGCACACCAAGGCCGCGATTTATCAAAGCCCGGCCAATACCCTGACCGAACAACTGGCGCTGGAACGCGACAGCATGCGCGCGCTCGGCTACAGCCGCGACTACAAGGAAGGCGTCACGGCCTTCCTGGAAAAGCGCGCGCCGCTGTTCACCGGAGAATGA